A genome region from Pseudomonas pergaminensis includes the following:
- a CDS encoding acyl-CoA dehydrogenase family protein: MNPNDNEELNAIREGVRALCAEFDAAYWRKIDEEKGFPEAFVKALTDAGWLSAMIPEAYGGSGLGLAEASVILEEVNRCGGNSGTVHGQMYNMFTLLRHGSEAQKSFYLPKLASGELRLQSMGVTEPTTGTDTTKIKTTAIKRGDKYVINGQKVWISRVQHSDLMILLARTTPLAEVKKKSEGMSIFLVDLREAIGNGLTVQPIANMVNHETNELFFDNLELPLDSLIGEEGKGFKYILDGLNAERTLIAAECIGDGRWFIEKASAYARDRVVFGRPIGQNQGVQFPIAEAHIEIEAADLMRWRACEEYDSGKNAGASANMAKYLAAKASWEAANACLQTHGGFGFACEYDVERKFRETRLYQVAPISTNLILSYVAEHLLELPRSF, translated from the coding sequence ATGAACCCCAATGACAATGAAGAACTCAATGCCATCCGCGAAGGCGTGCGCGCCTTGTGCGCAGAATTCGATGCAGCCTACTGGCGCAAGATCGATGAAGAGAAAGGCTTTCCCGAAGCCTTCGTCAAGGCGCTGACTGACGCCGGCTGGCTGTCGGCGATGATCCCCGAAGCGTACGGCGGCTCCGGCCTGGGCCTGGCCGAGGCCTCGGTGATCCTCGAAGAAGTGAACCGTTGCGGTGGCAACTCCGGCACCGTGCATGGCCAGATGTACAACATGTTCACTTTGCTGCGCCATGGCAGCGAAGCGCAGAAAAGCTTCTACCTGCCCAAGCTCGCCAGCGGCGAATTGCGCCTGCAGTCCATGGGCGTGACCGAGCCCACCACCGGCACCGACACCACCAAGATCAAGACCACCGCGATCAAACGTGGCGACAAATACGTGATCAACGGCCAGAAAGTCTGGATCTCGCGGGTGCAGCATTCCGACTTGATGATCCTGCTGGCGCGCACCACGCCACTGGCCGAGGTGAAAAAAAAGTCCGAAGGCATGTCGATTTTCCTGGTGGACCTGCGCGAAGCCATCGGCAACGGCCTGACCGTGCAGCCCATCGCCAACATGGTCAACCACGAGACCAACGAGCTGTTCTTCGACAACCTGGAGTTGCCGTTGGACAGCCTGATCGGCGAGGAAGGCAAGGGCTTCAAATATATCCTCGATGGCCTCAACGCCGAACGCACGCTGATCGCCGCCGAATGCATCGGCGACGGTCGCTGGTTCATTGAAAAGGCCAGCGCCTATGCCCGCGACCGCGTGGTGTTTGGCCGACCCATCGGACAGAACCAGGGCGTGCAGTTCCCGATTGCCGAAGCACATATCGAGATCGAGGCGGCGGACCTGATGCGCTGGCGCGCCTGCGAGGAATACGACAGCGGCAAGAATGCCGGCGCGAGCGCGAACATGGCCAAATACCTGGCCGCCAAGGCGTCCTGGGAGGCGGCCAATGCCTGCCTGCAAACCCACGGCGGCTTCGGGTTTGCCTGTGAATATGACGTGGAGCGCAAATTCCGCGAGACGCGCCTGTACCAAGTGGCGCCGATCTCCACCAACCTGATCCTGTCCTACGTGGCCGAGCATTTGCTCGAACTGCCACGCAGCTTCTGA
- a CDS encoding FAS1-like dehydratase domain-containing protein: MSATDWIGRSETAHDHLSHNLLKRIAATFGEAVPADGAAIPPLWQWCFFQDPLPEAALGTDGHPARGGFLPPADNRNRMWAGGRIEFIHALRAGEAATRVSTITQVEEKTGRTGSLLFVTVRHDYSQDGRLAIREEQDIVYREPTPPKPGSGEALEPGEWRETVEPTSTLLFRYSAVTFNGHRIHYDYPYVTGTEGYSGLVVHGPLIATLSLRAFCRAHPDATLRRFAYRGVRPLIAPQPFELGGRVTEDGVAQLWAGNADGLAQQAHVHFE, from the coding sequence ATGAGCGCCACCGATTGGATCGGCCGAAGCGAGACCGCCCACGACCACCTCAGCCATAACCTGCTCAAACGCATCGCTGCCACCTTCGGCGAGGCAGTGCCCGCGGATGGCGCGGCTATACCGCCGCTGTGGCAGTGGTGTTTCTTCCAGGACCCGCTGCCGGAAGCCGCCCTGGGCACCGACGGTCACCCGGCCCGTGGCGGCTTCCTGCCGCCGGCCGACAACCGCAATCGCATGTGGGCCGGCGGGCGTATTGAGTTCATTCATGCGCTGCGTGCCGGTGAGGCGGCAACCCGCGTGTCGACCATTACCCAAGTGGAAGAAAAGACCGGGCGCACCGGCTCGCTGCTGTTCGTCACCGTGCGCCACGACTACTCCCAGGATGGCCGCCTGGCGATCCGTGAAGAACAGGACATCGTCTACCGCGAACCCACACCGCCCAAGCCAGGCAGTGGTGAGGCGCTGGAGCCGGGCGAATGGCGAGAAACGGTGGAGCCCACGTCAACCCTGCTGTTTCGCTACAGCGCCGTGACTTTCAACGGTCACCGCATTCACTACGACTACCCCTATGTGACCGGCACCGAAGGCTATTCAGGCCTGGTGGTGCACGGCCCGCTGATCGCCACTCTGAGCCTGCGCGCATTTTGCCGTGCCCACCCCGACGCCACCTTGCGCCGTTTCGCCTACCGCGGCGTGCGCCCGTTGATTGCGCCGCAACCCTTTGAATTGGGCGGCCGCGTGACGGAAGACGGCGTGGCACAACTGTGGGCCGGCAACGCCGATGGCCTGGCGCAGCAAGCCCACGTGCATTTCGAATAA
- a CDS encoding LysR family transcriptional regulator, translating to MHFDLADLRLFIHIAESPSLTQGAKRAFLSPAAASARIKALEGQLDTRLLYRDSRGVEITPAGERLLHHARLIMRQVDYLKSEFTQYGVDSAGHIRIFANTTAVTEFLPEVLAGFLSQRPGVTVDLQERLSRDIVRGVLDGTSDMGIIAGPVEAAGLQVLHFSTDELVLMVPVGHPLAEQASVTLEQTLAYQHIGLHEGSTLLSFLREHVERLGKHLSLRIQVSSFEAICRMVEAGVGIGIIPESAAVRHSRTMQLVAVKLDEPWAIRERSILVRELEALPGTIRALIATLMPQSA from the coding sequence ATGCACTTCGATCTGGCCGACCTGCGCCTGTTTATCCATATCGCCGAATCCCCCAGCCTGACCCAGGGCGCCAAGCGCGCGTTCCTCTCGCCGGCCGCCGCCAGTGCGCGAATCAAGGCCCTCGAAGGCCAGCTCGACACGCGCCTGCTGTACCGCGACAGCCGTGGCGTGGAAATCACCCCGGCCGGCGAGCGCTTGCTGCACCATGCGCGGCTGATCATGCGCCAGGTCGACTACCTCAAGAGCGAATTCACCCAGTACGGCGTGGACTCGGCCGGGCACATCCGCATCTTCGCCAACACCACAGCGGTCACCGAATTCTTGCCCGAAGTGCTGGCGGGGTTCCTGTCGCAACGGCCCGGCGTGACCGTCGACCTGCAGGAGCGCCTGTCCCGCGACATCGTACGCGGCGTGCTCGATGGCACCAGCGACATGGGCATTATTGCCGGGCCTGTGGAAGCGGCGGGTTTGCAGGTGCTGCATTTCAGCACGGATGAATTGGTGTTGATGGTGCCGGTCGGCCACCCGCTGGCGGAGCAAGCCTCGGTGACCCTGGAACAGACCCTCGCCTACCAGCATATCGGCCTGCATGAAGGCAGCACCTTGCTGAGCTTCTTGCGCGAACACGTCGAGCGGCTGGGCAAGCATTTGTCTCTGCGTATCCAGGTCTCGAGCTTCGAGGCGATTTGCCGGATGGTCGAGGCCGGCGTGGGCATTGGCATCATTCCGGAGTCCGCCGCTGTGCGCCACAGTCGCACCATGCAATTGGTCGCGGTCAAGCTCGATGAACCCTGGGCGATTCGCGAACGCAGCATCCTGGTGCGGGAGCTGGAGGCGTTGCCCGGCACCATTCGTGCGTTGATCGCCACGTTGATGCCGCAAAGCGCCTAA
- a CDS encoding GFA family protein: MQLEGSCHCGAVTFSLDSAHPYPYQRCYCSICRKTQGGGGYAINLAGDTQSLKVRGRKLISIYHARLKPEGASRAHASTAERHFCSQCGSALWLFSPEWPELIHPFASAIDTPLPVPPEHTHLMLGSKAPWVEVTVRKGDLQFEEYPEESIAQWHERNGLTR; the protein is encoded by the coding sequence ATGCAGCTTGAAGGTTCCTGCCATTGCGGCGCCGTGACGTTCAGCCTCGACAGCGCCCACCCCTACCCGTACCAGCGTTGCTACTGCTCGATCTGTCGCAAGACCCAGGGCGGTGGCGGTTATGCGATCAACCTCGCCGGCGATACCCAAAGCCTGAAGGTGCGCGGGCGCAAACTCATTTCGATCTACCACGCCAGGCTCAAGCCCGAAGGCGCCAGCCGTGCCCATGCAAGCACTGCCGAACGGCACTTCTGTTCGCAATGCGGCAGCGCCTTGTGGTTGTTCAGCCCGGAGTGGCCGGAGTTGATCCACCCGTTTGCCTCGGCCATCGACACGCCGTTGCCGGTGCCGCCGGAGCATACGCACCTGATGCTGGGGTCGAAGGCGCCGTGGGTGGAGGTCACGGTGCGCAAGGGTGACCTGCAGTTCGAGGAGTACCCTGAAGAGTCGATCGCCCAATGGCATGAACGTAACGGCCTGACCCGTTAA
- a CDS encoding serine hydrolase domain-containing protein has protein sequence MLRTLRGIPLLGCLLGSLGCHGQPPAPPPIPKGDYSAIIRYLQTRIPRDMAQANVPGLSIALVNGQELIWARGFGMADKALGLPVTPNTAFRAGAISKLLTASAALQLVEQQRLALDAPIQQTLREFYVRSRFHTDQQAADRDITLRRLLSHQSGLPSEHLRDLRNSFAMGQMPMRVSGVWLSTPPGTQVAYSNLGYALVGAAIERSSGKDFETQLQHSLLKPLEMHHTSFVGTAAQVGYRAQGYQEGIASTDAQVRDLAAGGAWASPKDLSHYVQMLFGEGLYKGDRVMARRSIDEMFTQQNTGNALDFDCQIGLAWFLAPCGDEPIGPGIRTYQHSGGGDDFAAQLTLLPDQQLAVIIMANDSNAEDLVATLATDTLRLMLQAHTGEPVCSDDCQAPRHGLKLRQVPAAIDRQRLAGFYATAWGVFRIRDDANRLHGELAGYDFELLRDDHGWLRAQKKVLGFWLKDLGELGRIQLDVITVQGRQMLTARSHGQRIAIGERIQPPPLPMAWADTVGTYQVLNTHEPDAPLSGISVRLEDGFLVIRGQLHDEPLTDYILLPVDNAHAVLAGNGYGLGDTVSRQVNGLSASGYSFKRTHPPLSF, from the coding sequence ATGCTTCGCACATTGCGCGGTATTCCGTTGCTCGGTTGCCTGTTGGGCAGCCTTGGCTGCCACGGGCAACCCCCCGCCCCGCCGCCGATCCCCAAGGGCGACTACAGCGCGATCATCCGCTACCTGCAAACCCGGATTCCCCGCGACATGGCCCAGGCCAATGTGCCCGGTTTGTCGATTGCCCTGGTCAACGGCCAGGAGTTGATCTGGGCCCGTGGGTTCGGCATGGCCGACAAAGCTCTGGGCCTGCCGGTAACGCCGAACACCGCCTTCCGTGCCGGTGCGATCTCCAAGCTGCTCACCGCCAGCGCTGCCCTGCAACTGGTTGAACAGCAGCGGCTGGCACTGGATGCCCCAATCCAGCAGACCTTGCGCGAGTTCTATGTGCGCTCGCGCTTCCACACCGACCAGCAGGCCGCTGACCGTGACATCACCTTGCGGCGCCTGCTCAGCCATCAATCCGGCTTGCCCAGTGAACACCTGCGCGACCTGCGCAACAGCTTCGCCATGGGGCAGATGCCCATGCGCGTGTCCGGCGTTTGGCTGAGCACACCGCCTGGCACGCAGGTGGCGTATTCCAACCTGGGTTATGCGCTGGTGGGCGCAGCCATCGAGCGCAGCAGTGGCAAGGACTTTGAAACCCAGCTGCAACACAGTTTGCTCAAGCCACTGGAGATGCACCACACGAGTTTTGTCGGCACCGCCGCGCAAGTAGGCTATCGCGCCCAGGGCTATCAGGAGGGCATCGCCAGCACCGATGCACAGGTGCGCGACCTGGCCGCCGGTGGCGCGTGGGCCAGCCCCAAGGACCTCAGCCATTACGTGCAGATGCTGTTCGGCGAAGGCCTGTACAAGGGCGATCGGGTGATGGCCCGTCGTTCCATCGATGAAATGTTCACCCAGCAGAACACCGGCAACGCCCTCGACTTCGATTGCCAGATCGGCCTGGCGTGGTTCCTGGCGCCGTGCGGTGACGAGCCGATCGGCCCTGGGATTCGCACCTACCAGCACAGCGGCGGCGGCGATGACTTTGCCGCACAACTGACCCTGCTGCCCGACCAGCAACTGGCGGTGATCATCATGGCCAACGACAGCAATGCCGAAGACCTGGTCGCCACACTGGCCACCGACACCCTGCGCCTGATGCTCCAGGCCCACACCGGCGAGCCCGTGTGCAGCGACGACTGCCAGGCGCCCCGCCATGGGCTCAAGTTGCGCCAGGTGCCGGCTGCCATCGACCGCCAGCGCCTGGCCGGGTTCTACGCGACTGCCTGGGGCGTGTTCCGCATTCGCGATGACGCCAATCGGCTGCACGGCGAACTCGCCGGCTATGACTTCGAGCTGCTGCGTGACGATCACGGCTGGCTGCGTGCGCAAAAAAAGGTCCTGGGTTTCTGGCTCAAGGACCTCGGTGAGCTCGGCCGCATACAACTCGACGTGATCACCGTGCAAGGCCGGCAGATGCTCACCGCGCGCAGCCACGGGCAGCGCATCGCCATCGGTGAACGCATCCAGCCACCGCCGCTGCCCATGGCCTGGGCCGACACCGTCGGCACTTACCAAGTGCTCAACACCCATGAACCCGACGCGCCGTTGAGCGGCATCAGCGTGCGCCTGGAAGACGGCTTCCTGGTGATCCGCGGCCAACTGCATGACGAACCGCTGACCGACTACATCCTGCTGCCCGTGGACAACGCCCACGCCGTACTCGCCGGCAACGGCTATGGCCTGGGCGACACCGTCAGCCGCCAAGTCAACGGCCTGAGCGCCTCGGGCTACTCCTTCAAACGCACCCATCCACCCCTGAGTTTCTAA
- a CDS encoding MipA/OmpV family protein produces MPSKHLCLSITSLCLLAGANPVLAEDWTYTLKAGVANLPRYSGSDERMTAPIFGGAVVSPWGIFLDTDKGLGWGYEGNALSFSAYVGASASRKDKNESMHAGSKRLKGMGEIKSRPQVGVSASYNLGSAIVGATLEHALKEDDHKDSGKAFTHLELSLGTNLYEGRYGSVDASLSSHFGDRDYLQTWYGVTTGQAARSRFKAYKAGAGNISNGLNLSWSLPISEHTQFSTLLDVQYLADEAGKSPIVERRLQTSVMGVLEYTF; encoded by the coding sequence ATGCCCTCCAAACACCTCTGCCTGTCCATCACCTCACTGTGCTTGCTCGCAGGCGCCAACCCAGTGCTGGCCGAGGACTGGACCTACACCCTCAAGGCCGGCGTGGCCAACCTGCCACGCTACAGCGGCAGCGACGAACGCATGACCGCGCCCATTTTCGGCGGGGCCGTCGTCAGCCCCTGGGGAATCTTCCTCGACACCGACAAAGGCCTGGGCTGGGGCTACGAAGGCAATGCCTTGAGCTTCAGTGCCTACGTCGGCGCCAGCGCCTCACGCAAGGACAAGAACGAGTCAATGCACGCCGGCTCCAAGCGCCTCAAGGGCATGGGCGAAATCAAGTCACGCCCGCAAGTGGGCGTGAGTGCCAGCTACAACCTCGGCAGCGCAATTGTCGGCGCCACCCTGGAACATGCACTCAAGGAAGATGACCACAAAGACAGTGGCAAGGCGTTCACCCATTTGGAACTGAGCCTGGGCACGAACCTTTACGAAGGCCGCTACGGCTCCGTGGATGCCAGCCTCAGCAGCCATTTTGGCGACCGCGACTACCTGCAGACCTGGTACGGCGTCACCACCGGCCAAGCCGCCCGCAGCCGCTTCAAAGCCTACAAGGCTGGCGCCGGCAACATCAGCAACGGCCTGAACCTGTCGTGGAGCCTGCCCATCAGCGAACACACCCAGTTCTCGACCTTGCTGGACGTACAATACCTGGCGGACGAAGCCGGCAAGAGCCCCATTGTGGAGCGACGGTTGCAGACCTCAGTGATGGGCGTTTTGGAATACACCTTCTGA
- a CDS encoding ATP-binding protein: MLRLYIRLYIILALGLAGAIWLVNYTFDELLPEANETYNREALRGPAYGLVEQLRPLLGDARQARLAELQPHYGLHLKLVQRDELALDQREQQLLAAGQLVVRGDFMEFIANIDGGPQLLNIKLPEEPKWLYLWAYSLLGLSLAIVLYFWVRPHWRDLEHIRLAAQRFGDNDLSSRILLPRRSTVRELAGHFNQMAERIESLIANQRELTNAVSHELRTPIARLSFELDQLKQQTDPRQRGELIADMYADLGELEEMVSELLTYASLERGATQVTRERIEAHSWLDSVIGSVALEAEAAGIQLSLRTCEVDFIQIEPRFMARAVINLLRNAIRYADRRVEVSLVKFGSGYEVRVCDDGPGVPEEGRAKIFQPFMRLDASRDRRTGGFGLGLALVQRVSQWHGGQVQVLDSEWGGASFRMTWAYAESL, translated from the coding sequence ATGCTGCGGCTCTATATCCGCCTGTACATCATCCTGGCGCTGGGCCTGGCGGGAGCGATCTGGCTGGTCAACTACACCTTCGATGAGTTACTGCCCGAAGCCAATGAAACCTATAACCGCGAAGCCTTGCGCGGGCCGGCCTATGGTTTGGTCGAGCAGTTGCGGCCCTTGCTGGGTGACGCCCGTCAGGCACGCCTGGCCGAGCTGCAACCCCATTACGGCCTGCACCTCAAGCTGGTGCAGCGCGATGAACTTGCGCTTGATCAGCGTGAGCAACAGTTGCTGGCGGCCGGGCAGTTGGTGGTGCGGGGCGACTTCATGGAGTTTATCGCCAATATCGATGGCGGCCCGCAACTGCTTAATATCAAGCTGCCCGAAGAACCCAAATGGCTGTACCTGTGGGCCTACAGCCTGCTGGGGCTGAGCCTGGCGATCGTGCTGTATTTCTGGGTGCGCCCGCATTGGCGCGACCTGGAGCATATTCGCCTGGCGGCGCAACGGTTCGGTGACAACGACCTGAGTTCGCGCATCCTGCTGCCACGCCGCTCCACCGTGCGCGAACTGGCCGGGCACTTCAACCAGATGGCCGAGCGCATCGAAAGCCTGATCGCCAACCAGCGCGAACTCACCAACGCCGTGTCCCACGAACTGCGCACGCCGATTGCGCGGCTGTCGTTCGAGCTCGACCAACTCAAGCAACAAACCGACCCGCGTCAGCGCGGCGAATTGATCGCCGACATGTACGCCGACCTGGGTGAGCTGGAAGAAATGGTGTCCGAACTGCTCACCTACGCCAGCCTGGAGCGCGGCGCCACCCAGGTCACCCGCGAGCGCATCGAGGCCCACAGCTGGCTCGACAGTGTGATTGGCAGCGTGGCCCTGGAGGCCGAGGCGGCGGGTATCCAGCTGTCGTTGCGCACGTGCGAGGTGGATTTTATCCAGATCGAACCGCGCTTTATGGCACGTGCGGTGATCAACCTGTTGCGCAATGCTATTCGCTATGCCGACCGCCGCGTCGAAGTGTCGTTGGTCAAGTTTGGCAGTGGCTATGAAGTGCGGGTGTGTGACGACGGGCCGGGTGTGCCGGAGGAAGGCCGTGCGAAGATCTTCCAGCCCTTTATGCGTTTGGACGCTAGCCGTGATCGTCGCACGGGTGGCTTTGGGCTGGGTTTGGCGTTGGTGCAGCGGGTGTCGCAGTGGCATGGCGGCCAGGTGCAGGTGCTGGATTCGGAATGGGGTGGGGCGTCGTTTCGGATGACTTGGGCGTATGCCGAGTCACTGTAG
- a CDS encoding winged helix-turn-helix domain-containing protein, which translates to MENLGLGKVLLVEDDEKLAGLIAHFLSQHGFEVRVEHRGDEALAAFLDFKPKIVVLDLMLPGQSGLHVCRGIRAVSDTPIVILTAKEDDLDHILGLESGADDYVIKPIKPPVLLARLRALQRRQAPEPTVRGSLAFGRLAIDRSCRVVSLGEDTIDLTTMEFELLWLLASNSGTILSRDDILNRMRGIAFDGLNRSVDVYISKLRGKLNDNPREPVCIKTIWGRGYLFNPFAWEA; encoded by the coding sequence ATGGAAAACCTGGGACTGGGCAAGGTGTTGCTCGTTGAGGACGACGAAAAACTGGCGGGGCTGATTGCGCACTTCCTGTCGCAGCATGGTTTCGAGGTGCGCGTGGAGCATCGGGGCGACGAAGCCCTGGCCGCGTTCCTGGACTTCAAGCCGAAGATCGTCGTGCTCGACCTGATGCTGCCCGGCCAGAGCGGCCTGCATGTGTGCCGAGGGATTCGCGCAGTGTCCGACACGCCGATCGTGATCCTTACGGCCAAGGAAGACGACCTGGACCATATCCTCGGCCTGGAGTCCGGGGCCGACGACTATGTGATCAAGCCGATCAAGCCGCCGGTTCTGCTGGCCCGCCTGCGCGCCCTGCAACGGCGCCAGGCACCGGAGCCGACCGTGCGCGGGTCGTTGGCCTTCGGGCGGCTGGCCATCGATCGCAGTTGCCGGGTGGTCAGCCTGGGGGAGGACACCATCGACCTCACCACCATGGAGTTTGAATTGCTGTGGCTGCTGGCGAGCAACTCGGGGACGATCCTGTCCCGCGATGACATCCTCAACCGCATGCGCGGCATCGCTTTCGATGGGCTCAACCGCAGCGTCGATGTGTACATCAGCAAGCTGCGCGGCAAACTCAACGACAACCCCCGCGAGCCGGTGTGCATCAAGACCATATGGGGCAGGGGCTACCTGTTCAACCCATTCGCGTGGGAGGCATAG
- a CDS encoding MFS transporter — MRKDYLAFFVSLFLSRLADQILLFIVPLIVFQTTQSVAWAGLAFFVESLPRYLAFPVCGALCDKFAPVRILHISQVYRALACVLAVALYGVFDGIHWIVLLSALCGVLTTQGIMAREVLMPHIFEQYSYAKTLSYSQIADQSGLVLGPLVAALMLEVWAWHWVVLGVAVLFLLADLAMRIWQRSSTVSLETFEQHRDIWLRPLKVAIGHIRSLPELKRVITLAVGVNLIIGVTLATSAAMVTGQFAQDKDTYALLQAAGALVTIGILFYLARAGLPLKVLGGVSYSMIGVGAVIMAASPGVWLYAVGFLLVTGFDKMFNVYLRSTRQRVIPVQDFGKTVGVITLLNNLPQPLAGLAVALLAAPLGTQSVILLLAGITALLGVAVASGWHATVKAELDVG, encoded by the coding sequence ATGCGCAAGGATTACCTGGCGTTTTTTGTTTCGCTGTTCCTGTCGCGGCTGGCGGACCAGATTCTGCTGTTTATCGTGCCGTTGATCGTATTCCAAACCACCCAGAGCGTTGCGTGGGCCGGGCTGGCGTTCTTTGTCGAGTCGCTGCCCCGCTACCTGGCGTTCCCGGTGTGCGGCGCGTTGTGCGACAAGTTCGCGCCGGTGCGCATCCTGCATATCAGCCAGGTTTACCGCGCGCTGGCGTGTGTACTGGCGGTCGCCTTGTATGGCGTGTTTGACGGTATCCACTGGATCGTGCTGCTGTCGGCCCTGTGCGGGGTGCTGACGACCCAGGGCATCATGGCGCGGGAAGTGCTGATGCCGCATATCTTCGAGCAGTACAGCTATGCCAAGACCCTCTCCTATTCACAGATCGCCGACCAGAGCGGGCTGGTGCTGGGGCCCCTGGTGGCGGCGTTGATGCTTGAAGTATGGGCCTGGCACTGGGTAGTGCTGGGGGTGGCCGTGCTGTTCTTACTGGCCGACCTGGCGATGCGGATATGGCAACGCTCCAGCACGGTCAGCCTGGAGACCTTCGAGCAGCACCGGGATATCTGGCTGCGTCCGCTGAAGGTTGCTATTGGCCATATCCGCAGCCTGCCGGAGTTGAAACGGGTCATTACCTTGGCTGTGGGCGTGAACCTGATCATCGGCGTCACGCTGGCCACGTCTGCGGCGATGGTGACCGGCCAGTTTGCACAGGACAAGGACACCTACGCCCTGCTGCAGGCAGCCGGCGCACTGGTGACGATCGGGATTCTGTTTTACCTGGCGCGGGCGGGCCTGCCCTTGAAGGTGCTGGGCGGCGTGTCGTATTCGATGATCGGCGTGGGTGCAGTGATCATGGCGGCCAGCCCCGGCGTGTGGTTGTACGCTGTGGGTTTCCTGCTGGTCACCGGCTTTGACAAGATGTTCAACGTCTACCTGCGCAGCACCCGTCAGCGCGTGATCCCCGTGCAGGACTTTGGCAAGACCGTGGGCGTGATCACCCTGCTCAACAACCTGCCGCAACCCTTGGCAGGCCTGGCAGTTGCGCTGCTGGCGGCGCCGTTGGGCACGCAGTCGGTGATCCTGCTGCTGGCCGGAATCACCGCGTTGCTAGGCGTGGCCGTCGCCTCAGGCTGGCACGCCACTGTGAAAGCGGAACTCGATGTCGGGTGA
- a CDS encoding tRNA-(ms[2]io[6]A)-hydroxylase encodes MNLPEIHEFLGCRTPDAWVQAALADQDTLLIDHKNCEFKAASTALSLIAKYHGHVDLINMMSRLAREELVHHEQVMRLMKKRKVELRQLHAGRYASGLRKVVRSHEPVKLVDTLVVGAFIEARSCERFEALVPHLDEELGKFYFGLLKSEARHFQGYLKLAYQYGDAKDIAQVIERVRAAEQELIESPDIEFRFHSGVPA; translated from the coding sequence ATGAACCTGCCAGAAATCCACGAATTCCTCGGTTGCCGCACCCCTGACGCCTGGGTCCAGGCCGCGCTGGCCGATCAGGACACCCTGCTGATCGACCACAAGAACTGCGAATTCAAAGCCGCCAGCACCGCCTTGAGCCTGATCGCCAAGTACCACGGCCATGTCGACCTGATCAACATGATGTCGCGCCTGGCCCGCGAAGAGCTGGTGCACCATGAACAGGTCATGCGCCTGATGAAAAAGCGCAAAGTCGAACTGCGCCAACTGCACGCCGGGCGTTATGCCTCCGGTTTGCGCAAAGTGGTGCGCAGCCACGAGCCGGTGAAGCTGGTGGACACCCTGGTGGTCGGCGCCTTTATCGAAGCGCGCAGTTGCGAGCGTTTCGAAGCGCTGGTGCCGCATTTGGACGAAGAACTTGGCAAGTTTTACTTTGGCCTGCTGAAAAGCGAGGCCCGGCACTTCCAGGGCTACCTGAAGTTGGCGTACCAGTACGGTGACGCCAAGGACATCGCCCAGGTGATCGAGCGGGTGAGGGCGGCGGAGCAGGAACTGATCGAGTCACCCGACATCGAGTTCCGCTTTCACAGTGGCGTGCCAGCCTGA
- a CDS encoding universal stress protein, whose protein sequence is MQAIRSILVVIEPEHSESLALKRAKLIAGVTGAHLHLLVCDKKHEHSALLALLKSGLQEDGYSVSTEQAWNDSLHETIIDVQQAEGCGLVIKQHFPDSPLKKALLTPADWKLLRYCPTAVLLVKTATPWMGGVILAAIDVGNTDGEHRSLHNSIIDHGFDIASLAKAQLHVISAHPSPMLSAADPTFQLKETIEARYREQCKAFQAEFDVDDSHLHIEEGPADVLIPFAAHKWQAAVTIIGTVARTGISGALIGNTAEVILDAVESDVLVLKPQTLIDHLEELATKP, encoded by the coding sequence ATGCAAGCCATCCGCAGCATCCTGGTGGTCATTGAGCCCGAGCATTCGGAAAGCCTGGCCCTCAAGCGTGCCAAGCTGATCGCCGGGGTCACCGGCGCGCACCTGCATTTGCTGGTCTGCGACAAGAAGCACGAGCACTCGGCGCTGCTGGCCCTGCTGAAGTCGGGCTTGCAGGAAGACGGCTACAGCGTCAGCACCGAGCAGGCGTGGAATGACAGCCTGCATGAAACCATAATCGACGTGCAGCAAGCCGAAGGCTGTGGGCTGGTGATCAAACAGCACTTTCCAGACAGTCCGCTGAAAAAAGCCCTGCTCACGCCCGCCGACTGGAAATTGCTGCGCTACTGCCCGACGGCAGTGCTGCTGGTGAAGACGGCGACGCCGTGGATGGGCGGCGTGATCCTCGCGGCGATCGATGTGGGCAACACCGATGGCGAGCACCGCTCCCTGCACAATTCGATCATTGACCATGGCTTTGATATCGCCAGCCTGGCCAAGGCGCAGTTGCACGTGATCAGCGCCCATCCGTCGCCGATGTTGTCGGCAGCGGACCCGACGTTCCAGCTCAAGGAAACCATCGAGGCGCGCTATCGCGAGCAATGCAAGGCGTTCCAGGCCGAGTTCGATGTGGACGACTCGCACCTGCATATCGAGGAAGGCCCGGCGGACGTGCTGATCCCCTTCGCGGCGCATAAATGGCAAGCGGCGGTGACGATCATCGGCACCGTCGCGCGCACCGGGATTTCCGGGGCGCTGATCGGCAATACGGCGGAGGTGATACTGGATGCCGTGGAGAGTGACGTGCTGGTGCTAAAGCCACAGACGCTGATAGATCACTTGGAAGAACTGGCTACCAAGCCCTGA